The Erigeron canadensis isolate Cc75 chromosome 4, C_canadensis_v1, whole genome shotgun sequence genome window below encodes:
- the LOC122596464 gene encoding heavy metal-associated isoprenylated plant protein 26-like: MGALDHLSNMFDCSGATHRHHRNKQLQTVVIRVKIDCEGCERKVRRSVEGMRGVTSVNIEPRQHKLTVTGYVEPHKVVSRVAFRTGKKVELWPYMPYEMVGHPYAQGVYDKRAPAGYVRYNQDQSLARASSIEVRYTTAFSDENTGACAIM, encoded by the exons ATGGGGGCTCTAGATCATCTCTCAAACATGTTTGATTGCTCAGGTGCAACTCACAGACATCACAGAAACAAACAATTGCAG ACTGTCGTGATTAGAGTCAAGATCGATTGTGAAGGCTGCGAGAGAAAAGTAAGGAGATCAGTTGAAGGAATGAGGGGTGTGACATCCGTGAACATCGAGCCAAGGCAACATAAGCTCACAGTGACCGGGTATGTTGAACCGCATAAGGTTGTCTCTCGTGTGGCTTTCAGAACAGGCAAGAAGGTCGAGCTTTGGCCTTACATGCCATACGAAATGGTAGGTCACCCTTACGCTCAGGGTGTGTATGACAAAAGGGCACCAGCCGGGTATGTACGTTACAATCAAGACCAATCCTTGGCCCGTGCTAGCTCAATTGAGGTTCGCTATACCACTGCTTTTAGTGATGAGAACACAGGCGCATGTGCCATAATGTGA